In the Drosophila teissieri strain GT53w chromosome 3R, Prin_Dtei_1.1, whole genome shotgun sequence genome, TCGTGGCCCACGAGGCGCTGGTGAGCAGTACGTAAATCCCATAGACGCCGAGGATATTTAAGTGGATATAGAAGAGAACCAGTGGCCAGATGGCATCGCGTTTCTTGTGTATGGAGTCCCCACTCTGATCCGTCTGCTTCACCTTAGTTGTCTCCATTGTGGGTTCAGTTAGTCCTGTTTCCTATCCCGTATCCCAATTGGTTCCGCCTTTCGCCGCGGTCCTGACTATACTGAAAGTCCGCCATAATTACGGAAACCAATCGAGCGAGTCCACTGGATTATTCATAGACCCATTGCCTATGCATAAGCCTCAGGTATTCCAAGGGTGTTCAGAGTCGAGTGGTGTTATAATACAAAACATAGTTTATTGACCCGCAGGTAAGTAACGAAAGCAACGATGGGAGATTAGCTTGCCTATGCGGCGATCCCAGAGATCCGAGTGATCCGGGTTGGCATGGGATGggttgggtggtgggtggtgggtgatgGGTGATGGGTCATAGCCTAGTTTAGAAGACCGGAGTCACATATGAAGACTCAGTCCCCGATAAAAAACAGAGCATAAGGCATGGCTTGGTGCTACAACTTAATACTACGAAAACCACAGGCTGAAAACATAATACACGGCCTAGCTCAGTTCTgcatcttggccagctccacGATATCCTCTCGAGGAATGTCCTTGTCCCCGAAGCCCCACACCGAATCCTTGTGGGCATGGTCATCGTCCAGGAAGCGAGTTCCATCGCCGCACTTCTTGGCTCTCCTCAAGACCATGTCAGGGGATACCGATTTACCTGCAAGGCGGGTAAATTAGTACAGATTCATTGGAATGGCAGAGGATTCAACTCACGTCCTTTGGCCAGGCCCAGCCAGGCGCAAAAGTCGATGAAGCCGGTGGTGATGTTGAGGCTGTAGTTGCCGAACTCGCCCGTCTTGTAGTCCCAGGGGAAGACGTGGTGGTAGTTGTGCCATCCCTCTCCCATGGCCAGCAGGGAGACGATGGGCGCCTCGGTGGACATGAGGTTCCTGGAGTGGGATTAGGTAGGATTAGGTAAGTTTTGCCGACCGGAGGTACAGTGATCTGTCTTACTTGTCGTACGGCTTGTTGCCGTACATGTGCGCCACGCTGTTCACGAAGAAGGCGACGTTGAGGGTCCAGGTGAAGCGCATGTTGAAGTTGATCCAGAACGACATCCAGAGGTTCTCGTTCCAGAAGTACCAGGGCACAGCCACCGGCAGGACGATGGAGCAGAGCGCGAAGAGCGGTATGTAGTACTTGCGCTGGAACATGCAGACGGCATCCGCCTCCAGGTCGGACATGTCGATGACCTTCCGCTTGGCCACCACCTTGGGATGCGGCGTGAGGAAGAGCCAGCCCACGTGGGCGAAGAAGAAACCACGCTTCGCATTGTGAGGATCGGCATCCGTCTCCGAGAACTTGTGATGTATCCTGTGATCAAGCGCCCACGTGTAGGCATCTCTCTGCGAATTGAGCAATCAGTTACATTCTAGCAAGCTTGACACTGATGTAACACTCACCTGGCCGGCGATGGAAAAGGCAAAGGCGAGCAGAATCCTCAGGGGCAGCGAGGCGGTGTAGGATTTGTGGGACCAGAGGCGATGGGCTCCCGCCGTGATGCCGATGCCGGAGACCCAGACGGTGACCACCACTGAAAGGGGACGAACAAACGGATGTCATTGtctaaacaaacaaataaaacacacacacaccgcgtTGTTTGGTTTGGTGTGCTGATGACGCTTCTCGCTTGATTTGCTCGACGGATGACACAACGCCCGGCTCTAAATATATCTACGAATTCGGGGTGGCCTATTTGGTCGTTGCTCGGAAATCTTTCCCGCTCTTCCTATCGTTCGATCACCAGCCGAATATACGAATATATCGGGCAATTGAAGCGTTCGTTAACTTCAATTGCCAGCGGTCAAAGTTCACCGGGCAGCCTTGCATACAGATACAACCTGATGGTTGTTTACCTCTTGCATAACATTAACTCATTCAAATCTGACTGCCATGCGTCATTTTGGACAAAAACATTGAGCAGCAAC is a window encoding:
- the LOC122621827 gene encoding acyl-CoA Delta-12 desaturase, coding for MCLSSPIPGQKQAQSVGHCNGSCSLDRNGNRSTTTVPNGGELKHRGHATDATSHTLVTDEDNLGYKEENAVYKEQQLLQQQDQKLKESEQQQEEQEEEYNPQIRWPDLGAQTFLHVGALYGLYQLFYANFYTFLWVVVTVWVSGIGITAGAHRLWSHKSYTASLPLRILLAFAFSIAGQRDAYTWALDHRIHHKFSETDADPHNAKRGFFFAHVGWLFLTPHPKVVAKRKVIDMSDLEADAVCMFQRKYYIPLFALCSIVLPVAVPWYFWNENLWMSFWINFNMRFTWTLNVAFFVNSVAHMYGNKPYDKNLMSTEAPIVSLLAMGEGWHNYHHVFPWDYKTGEFGNYSLNITTGFIDFCAWLGLAKGRKSVSPDMVLRRAKKCGDGTRFLDDDHAHKDSVWGFGDKDIPREDIVELAKMQN